One region of Catenuloplanes indicus genomic DNA includes:
- a CDS encoding sensor histidine kinase, which produces MSRPRSAPVPDPEMAALADLPVLAEMSMLSDDLVRAGEIAEAIGLRRVLETTTEAFVSMDSDGRIRAWNPAAERLLGWHAAEVIGRVLADTIIPEPLREAHAGGMRRYMATGEARVAGERLALPALHRDGHVVTVEVVIWPNQVEGVWWFHAFLHDISDRVAAEERLRRERMFLATVLDSLSDGVIACDADAVITTVNPAARQLHGQPTPTVPMEDLFTRLGACHPDGRPMAYDELPLIRALHGEIVTDAELVVGDRRLVCTGRQLRDATGAVSGAVVAARDVTAERAAESHNTLLAARLRQTIAVQREVIEQAADRTETLRLVADRALEMFPQADGAAVAMRDGDVMVYTAVAGSMSPNAGLRLPVATSLSGHAVRTATTVRCDDPDTDPRVDPEACRRAGVAAVLVAPLLSEDHVTGALLVTSRRTGAFDDSDAHHLELLAHGLSGGLRHADDYAEINRLLAERTEALSEVEAANALKLDLIGMLGHEIATPLMSILATVEMADRPSAELELIGRQATRLDTLVREVLTQVALDAGRLHADREPVPLGAAITAAIELAAAGPVPVHGDASVSVLVNRGHLQQMLVNYLTNAAKYGGGAVAVEVTRTAENTIRAGIRDAGDGVPEGFRDQLFSQFSRARRTAASKPGTGLGLYIVRGLARANGGDAGYLPAVPHGSIFYLDLETA; this is translated from the coding sequence GTGTCCCGGCCTCGATCGGCACCGGTGCCGGACCCGGAGATGGCCGCGCTGGCCGACCTGCCCGTGCTCGCCGAGATGAGCATGCTCTCCGACGACCTCGTGCGCGCCGGCGAGATCGCCGAGGCGATCGGGCTGCGCCGGGTGCTGGAGACCACCACCGAGGCGTTCGTCTCGATGGACTCCGACGGCCGCATCCGCGCCTGGAACCCGGCCGCGGAACGCCTGCTCGGCTGGCACGCGGCCGAGGTGATCGGCCGGGTCCTGGCCGACACGATCATCCCGGAGCCGCTGCGCGAGGCACACGCCGGCGGCATGCGGCGGTACATGGCCACCGGCGAGGCGCGGGTGGCCGGTGAACGGCTCGCGCTGCCCGCGCTGCACCGCGACGGTCACGTGGTCACGGTCGAGGTGGTCATCTGGCCGAACCAGGTCGAGGGCGTCTGGTGGTTCCACGCGTTCCTGCACGACATCAGCGACCGGGTCGCGGCCGAGGAACGGCTGCGCCGGGAGCGGATGTTCCTCGCCACCGTGCTGGACAGCCTCTCCGACGGCGTGATCGCCTGCGACGCGGACGCGGTGATCACCACGGTCAACCCGGCGGCCCGGCAGCTGCACGGGCAGCCGACGCCGACCGTACCGATGGAGGACCTGTTCACCCGGCTCGGCGCCTGCCACCCGGACGGCCGGCCGATGGCGTACGACGAGCTGCCGCTGATCCGTGCGCTGCACGGCGAGATCGTGACGGACGCGGAGCTGGTGGTCGGCGACCGGCGTCTGGTCTGTACCGGCCGTCAGCTGCGCGACGCGACCGGCGCGGTCTCCGGCGCGGTCGTCGCGGCCCGGGACGTCACCGCGGAACGCGCGGCCGAGTCGCACAACACGCTGCTGGCCGCGCGGCTACGGCAGACGATCGCGGTGCAGCGCGAGGTGATCGAGCAGGCCGCGGACCGCACCGAGACGCTGCGGCTGGTCGCGGACCGGGCACTGGAGATGTTCCCACAGGCGGACGGCGCCGCGGTCGCGATGCGCGACGGCGACGTGATGGTCTACACCGCGGTCGCCGGCTCGATGTCGCCGAACGCCGGACTGCGGCTGCCGGTGGCCACGTCGCTGAGCGGGCACGCGGTACGGACGGCGACCACCGTGCGCTGCGACGACCCGGACACCGACCCGCGCGTGGACCCGGAGGCCTGCCGCCGGGCCGGTGTCGCGGCCGTGCTGGTCGCCCCGCTGCTCTCCGAGGACCACGTGACCGGCGCGCTGCTGGTCACCAGCCGCCGGACCGGCGCGTTCGACGACAGCGACGCGCACCACCTGGAACTGCTCGCGCACGGCCTGAGCGGCGGGCTGCGGCACGCCGACGACTACGCGGAGATCAACCGGCTGCTGGCCGAGCGTACCGAGGCACTGTCCGAGGTGGAGGCCGCGAACGCGCTCAAGCTCGACCTGATCGGCATGCTCGGCCACGAGATCGCCACGCCGCTGATGTCCATCTTGGCGACGGTAGAGATGGCCGACCGGCCCTCCGCGGAACTCGAACTGATCGGGCGGCAGGCGACCCGGCTGGACACGCTGGTCCGCGAGGTGCTGACCCAGGTGGCGCTGGACGCGGGGCGGCTGCACGCGGACCGGGAACCGGTGCCGCTCGGCGCCGCGATCACCGCCGCGATCGAGCTGGCCGCGGCGGGCCCGGTGCCGGTGCACGGCGACGCGTCGGTCTCCGTGCTGGTCAACCGCGGGCACCTGCAGCAGATGCTGGTCAACTACCTGACCAACGCGGCCAAGTACGGCGGGGGCGCGGTCGCGGTCGAGGTCACCCGTACGGCTGAAAACACGATCCGGGCCGGGATCCGCGACGCCGGGGACGGTGTGCCGGAGGGGTTCCGGGACCAGCTCTTCTCACAGTTCAGCCGCGCCCGCCGGACCGCGGCCAGCAAGCCCGGGACCGGGCTCGGTCTCTACATCGTCCGAGGTCTCGCGCGTGCGAACGGGGGCGATGCCGGATATCTCCCGGCCGTACCGCATGGGTCGATCTTCTATCTAGACCTGGAAACGGCGTGA
- a CDS encoding GNAT family N-acetyltransferase, which translates to MRTRPAIVDDASALAEIHVRTWQATYRGFVPDAYLGSLDPVRWRPFWQDRLRTPEGRAGVLVLLPPDADRPIGFVSFGPSRDAAPGRDVPGGDDSGRDVPGGDDSGRAAPGGDDSGSGGPGSCGSGGGSSSGGPDGGSGGGDSSSGASAGDGSGSGGSGGDDAGADGHVADGPDGSGDAGSGGVGEIFAIYVLPAYQRAGGGRLLIAEALRALAADGCGRATLWVLDGNAAARRFYERGGWRPDGHTKRDESRGFPLDEIRYVRDLP; encoded by the coding sequence GTGCGTACCCGTCCAGCGATCGTCGACGATGCCTCCGCGCTCGCGGAGATCCACGTGCGCACGTGGCAGGCCACCTACCGCGGCTTCGTCCCCGACGCCTACCTGGGCTCGCTGGACCCGGTCCGCTGGCGCCCGTTCTGGCAGGACCGGTTACGCACACCGGAGGGCCGGGCCGGCGTGCTGGTCCTGCTCCCACCGGACGCCGACCGGCCGATCGGCTTCGTCAGCTTCGGCCCTTCCCGCGACGCGGCTCCCGGCCGCGACGTTCCCGGCGGCGACGATTCCGGCCGCGACGTTCCCGGCGGCGACGATTCCGGCCGCGCCGCTCCCGGCGGCGACGATTCCGGCAGTGGCGGTCCCGGTAGCTGCGGTTCCGGTGGCGGTTCCAGCAGCGGTGGTCCCGACGGCGGTTCGGGTGGCGGCGATTCCAGCAGCGGCGCGTCCGCCGGGGACGGTTCTGGCAGCGGCGGGTCCGGCGGCGATGATGCCGGCGCCGACGGTCATGTCGCGGACGGTCCTGATGGTTCCGGTGATGCCGGTTCCGGTGGCGTCGGGGAGATCTTCGCGATCTATGTACTGCCCGCCTACCAGCGGGCTGGCGGCGGGCGGCTGCTGATCGCCGAGGCGCTGCGCGCGCTCGCGGCCGACGGGTGCGGCCGGGCCACGCTCTGGGTGCTGGACGGCAATGCCGCCGCGCGCCGCTTCTACGAGCGTGGCGGCTGGCGACCGGACGGCCACACCAAACGTGACGAGTCGCGTGGCTTCCCGCTCGACGAGATCCGCTACGTCCGCGACCTGCCGTGA
- the aroA gene encoding 3-phosphoshikimate 1-carboxyvinyltransferase, producing MRVSVVAIPGSKSITARALFLAAAADGTTVLGRPLLSDDTEAFADGLTALGYRVSRDTADWTITGRPEGPAADDADVYCRDAATAARFLPGLVAAGHGTFRFDASEQMRRRPVAPLTAALRALGVDVRHTEREGHLPLTVVADGIKGGDMELDASLSSQFLTAMLLAGPLTREGLNITVTGLVSAPYVEITLAMMRRFGVHVVRDGNTLRVPPGGYRATTYPIEPDASTASYFFAAAAITGQEVTVPGLGAGALQGDLGFVEVLGRMGAEVTIGADATTVRGTGRLTGITTNMRDISDTMPTLAAIAPFADGPVRIEDVYNTRVKECDRLDACADNLRRLGILVETGEDWIEIQPGVPVPAEIGTRRDHRIAMSFSVTSLRVPHITLDDPACVKKTFPEFHDVFGALRGEWDF from the coding sequence ATTCGGGTGTCTGTGGTGGCGATTCCGGGATCGAAGTCGATCACCGCGCGCGCGCTGTTCCTGGCGGCCGCCGCGGACGGCACCACGGTGCTCGGCCGCCCGCTGCTCTCCGACGACACGGAGGCGTTCGCGGACGGCCTGACCGCGCTCGGTTACCGGGTCAGCCGCGATACCGCGGACTGGACGATCACCGGCCGCCCCGAGGGACCGGCCGCCGACGACGCGGACGTCTACTGCCGCGACGCCGCCACCGCCGCGCGGTTCCTGCCCGGGCTGGTCGCGGCCGGCCACGGCACGTTCCGGTTCGACGCGTCCGAGCAGATGCGCCGCCGCCCGGTCGCGCCGCTGACCGCCGCGCTCCGCGCGCTCGGCGTCGACGTCCGGCACACCGAGCGCGAGGGCCACCTGCCGCTGACCGTGGTCGCGGACGGCATCAAGGGCGGCGACATGGAACTGGACGCGAGCCTGTCCTCGCAGTTCCTCACCGCGATGCTGCTGGCCGGCCCGCTGACCCGGGAGGGCCTGAACATCACGGTCACCGGCCTGGTCAGCGCACCCTACGTGGAGATCACGCTGGCCATGATGCGCCGCTTCGGCGTGCACGTGGTCCGGGACGGCAACACGCTCCGGGTGCCGCCGGGCGGCTACCGGGCCACGACGTACCCGATCGAGCCGGACGCCTCCACCGCCAGCTACTTCTTCGCGGCGGCCGCGATCACCGGCCAGGAGGTGACCGTGCCCGGCCTCGGCGCCGGCGCGCTCCAGGGCGACCTCGGCTTCGTCGAGGTGCTGGGCCGGATGGGCGCGGAGGTCACCATCGGCGCGGACGCCACCACGGTCCGCGGCACCGGCCGGCTCACCGGCATCACCACGAACATGCGCGACATCTCCGACACCATGCCGACGCTCGCGGCCATCGCACCGTTCGCGGACGGCCCGGTCCGGATCGAGGACGTCTACAACACCCGGGTCAAGGAGTGCGACCGCCTCGACGCGTGCGCGGACAACCTGCGCCGCCTCGGCATCCTGGTCGAGACCGGCGAGGACTGGATCGAGATCCAGCCGGGTGTCCCGGTCCCGGCCGAGATCGGCACCCGCCGCGACCACCGCATCGCGATGAGCTTCTCGGTGACGTCACTGCGCGTCCCGCACATCACGCTGGACGACCCGGCGTGCGTGAAGAAGACGTTCCCCGAGTTCCACGACGTCTTCGGCGCCCTCCGCGGCGAGTGGGATTTCTAG